The Patescibacteria group bacterium DNA window CCTTAATCTGGTTCTCTTTCTTAAAATTCCCGCAAATAAGCTTGAATTTCCCCTTAAAATTTTCAGGGCCGTGCCCGACAGGTTAATCGGCAAAACGGAAATTCCGATTTTTACCCTTTCCAAATCCGGCGAGCAATCAACAAAACTAACTGTTATAAGGCCGCCCTCCAGAGAAATTTCCCTATTGATAAGGTCGGCTATATTTCTTTTTAACAACTCATTGATTTGTTCTGGCCTAGACATAATAAATATTACAAATTACGAATTCATTACAAATTTTACAAATACCAGAAATGCATTTTTATAAAAATTTGTAATATTTGTATAGGATTTGTAATTTGTAACAGATTATATTTTTTCTTTCACTTCTTCCGTCTTATAAAATTGAAGGATGTCGCCTTCCTTTATTGTTGACTTGCCTTCATATTGCAGGCCACACTCCTGGTTCTCTTCCGCCGAATCAATGTTTTTTTTATTAAGCTGCAAGCGGGTTACCCTGCCTTTACCTACGATTTCATCGCCGCTCACCACTTCCGCCAAGCTGTCAGCCTCTATCCGACCAGACAGAACCTTGCCTCCGACAATCTGGCCATTAGAATCTGTTCGAAAAATCGCCAGCACTTTCAGCCGGCCCAAATCAACTCGCCTTATTTCCGGCTCAACTAATTTTTCCATCTCTTCTTTTATATAATCCGTCAAATCGTAAATTATTTTAAAAATTTTGGCTTTAATTTCTTTTTCTCTTATCAAATTTTCAATTGAAGGCGCAATCTTCACATTAAAACCGATAATCTGCGCCCCTGAATCTTCCGCTTTTTTTACATCTCCCTCGGTAATATTGCCAAGCCCCTTGCTGATAATTTTTACTTTTATATTCTCGCCGCTTATTTTGGCCAACGACTCCTCAATGGCTTCGGCCGATCCCAAAACATCGCTTTTTAAAATTAAATTAATTTTTTTGGATTTATCTTCGCCGTCAGACGGCTGTTTGATATTTTTTCCCATTTCCCGCCTGCTTGTCGCTTCCAAAGAACGGAAATTTTTTATTCTTTCCCCCCGGCCAACCTCCAGGATATCCCCCACCGCCGGCGATACTTTCAGGCCCAAAACCATGGCCGGAGTGGAGGGGCCCGCCTTGGCAATGCTTTCATTCTTATAATTTTTTAAGGCCCGCGCCTTTCCATAGGCATTGCTGCCGAAACAAAGGCCGTCACCCACCCGTAATGTCCCATTTTGGATTAAAATTGTGGCCACCGGCCCGGCGCCCTTATCAACGTGGGACTCCACGACCGTTCCGGCCGCTGGGGAATCCGGATTGGCTTTTATACTATCCAATTCCATTTCCGCCACGAGTAAAATCATGTCCAACAAATCCTCTACGCCCTGGCCGGTCTTGGCCGAAACCGGGGCGCAGATAATTTTCCCGCCCCAATCTTCGGGCTGGATATTAAGCTGGGTAGCCAGTTCCTGCTTGGTTTTATTTGCGTCCGCTTCCGGCTTGTCAACTTTGTTTATGGCCACCACAAAAGGAATGCGGGCCGCTTCAATTATCCGAAAAGCCTCAACCGTTTGCGGTTTAACCCCATCATCGGCCGCCACCACCAAAACGGCGATATCGGCCACTCGAGCGCCGCGGCTGCGCATAGCGGTAAAAGCTTCGTGCCCGGGAGTATCGATAAAAGTAATAACTTTATTTTTCCTCGTTACTTGATAAGCGCCGATATGCTGGGTTATGCCTCCGGCTTCTCCTGCCACCACGTCAGTTTTTCTGATCGCGTCCAATAATTTTGTTTTGCCATGGTCAACATGGCCCATAACCACGATAACCGGCGGCCGATCCTGCATTCTGTTTTTCTCTTCTTTTCCCAAAATATCCTCCAATTTATTTTTTTCGTCTCTTTTCCTCTCGCCCTCCCCGCTCAATTTAACTTCCAAATTTAAATCCGCCCCGATAATAGCGGCTGTGTCAAAATCAATCTTTTCGTTCATTGAAGTGAAAATTCCGTTTTTCATCAATTCAACTAAAACTTTATTAACCGGAATTTGCGCTAAAGCGGCGAAATCCCGCACTGTGATAAAATTGGGGACAGAAATTATTTTTTTTTCTTCCGCTTTATTTTCTTCTCCCGTTCCTTCTTCCGCCTCCGCCTTTTTCCACTCCTCCAGCTGCTTAATTAATTTTGGCCATTCTTTTATGATTTTCTGGGCGGTGCGATTATCAATTTTTATGGCTTTTTGGCCAATATGAAAACCGAACTGCGGCAAAAGGTCGCGCAGTTCCTGCGGATTCACTTTTAGAATTCTGGCCAATTCAGTTACATTCATTGTGATAAAACTGATTAAATGCGTTAATTAAACATATTTGTTTTATTTGTTTACTTTATAACATTTCTTTCCAAACGTCAATAAAAAAATAACCCTTAAATTATCGTGGTTATCTTTTTGTGCTAAATATTATTTCTTCCCTTCCTGAAATTTTTCGCCCTCTTTTTCCATCTTTTCCATCCGAGCATAATAATCTGGAAGTTCATTAGGGCGCGCCAGGGTAATTTTTCCGGTTATCATTGAGTCATCATCAGTAATATTAGTATGAAAGCCGGCTAAGCCAGGCTCCATTTCTACGTCCATCCCGGCCCGAAATTGCTCAACATCAAATTTATCCCATTTAATTTCCAAGGACTCGCCGATATTTTTTGCTTCTTCAATTGTAAAAATTTTTTTGCCATGGTGTTAAAATAACAAAATAATAAAATAATAAAATAATATAAAAAATAACCGGCTCTTTGTTTTGTTATTTTATTATTTTATTTTTATATTATTTTTAACCGGCCCAAAACTAAAACGATGAATCGGGCAGGGCCCGTATTTTTTTAAATTATAAAGATGCAATTTGGTGCCGTAACCCTTATGCTGGTCAAAGCCGTATTGCGGATACTTTTCATGAAACTTTTTCATTAAATTATCCCTGGTTACCTTAGCGATTATGGAAGCGGCGGCAATGGAAAAAATCAAACTATCGCCCTTGACTATGTTTTTTTGCTTTCCCGTATAGTTGGGGATTTCAAAACCGCCGTCCAATAAAACAAAATCCGGTTTTTCTTTTAACGCTCCCAGAGCTTTTTTCATGGCCAAAAAAGAGGCTTGAAAAATATTTATTTTATCAATGGTTTCATTGTCGCAAATGCCAATCCCCACGCTGGTAAATTCTTCGCCAATAACCGAAAATAATTCTTCCCGGCGGGAAGCGCTTAATTTTTTAGAATCCGCCACCAATTTCAATTTCTCGTTATTAATTTCAAATTCCGAAGGCAAGGCCACGCAGGCGGCCACCACCGGTCCGGCTAAGGGCCCGCGTCCGGCTTCGTCCAGGCTGGCGATTAATTTATAACCCTGATTAAATATCCTGTTTTCTTGTTCTAAATCTAACATAAACTTAAACGAAACTGTCGTCAATTAAACCCTCGTATTTGAGGTTTAAAAATGACCATTCATACTGATTTTCATCATAACATACTTTATGTTTAACGCAATTTATAATAATATAATTAAGATGATTAAAAAAAATCTTCTTCATCGCGAATTACATGATCATAAAACGATGATTGCCATTTAAATTCATAACCTATAAATTTATCATTAAAATTTTTTTGTAAAAATTTATTTTTAATCTCTTTTAAT harbors:
- a CDS encoding ribosome-binding factor A — encoded protein: MSRPEQINELLKRNIADLINREISLEGGLITVSFVDCSPDLERVKIGISVLPINLSGTALKILRGNSSLFAGILRKRTRLRHIPKFDWAIDSTEEKAAEIEKLLEEIKEL
- the infB gene encoding translation initiation factor IF-2 yields the protein MNVTELARILKVNPQELRDLLPQFGFHIGQKAIKIDNRTAQKIIKEWPKLIKQLEEWKKAEAEEGTGEENKAEEKKIISVPNFITVRDFAALAQIPVNKVLVELMKNGIFTSMNEKIDFDTAAIIGADLNLEVKLSGEGERKRDEKNKLEDILGKEEKNRMQDRPPVIVVMGHVDHGKTKLLDAIRKTDVVAGEAGGITQHIGAYQVTRKNKVITFIDTPGHEAFTAMRSRGARVADIAVLVVAADDGVKPQTVEAFRIIEAARIPFVVAINKVDKPEADANKTKQELATQLNIQPEDWGGKIICAPVSAKTGQGVEDLLDMILLVAEMELDSIKANPDSPAAGTVVESHVDKGAGPVATILIQNGTLRVGDGLCFGSNAYGKARALKNYKNESIAKAGPSTPAMVLGLKVSPAVGDILEVGRGERIKNFRSLEATSRREMGKNIKQPSDGEDKSKKINLILKSDVLGSAEAIEESLAKISGENIKVKIISKGLGNITEGDVKKAEDSGAQIIGFNVKIAPSIENLIREKEIKAKIFKIIYDLTDYIKEEMEKLVEPEIRRVDLGRLKVLAIFRTDSNGQIVGGKVLSGRIEADSLAEVVSGDEIVGKGRVTRLQLNKKNIDSAEENQECGLQYEGKSTIKEGDILQFYKTEEVKEKI
- a CDS encoding ribonuclease HII, yielding MLDLEQENRIFNQGYKLIASLDEAGRGPLAGPVVAACVALPSEFEINNEKLKLVADSKKLSASRREELFSVIGEEFTSVGIGICDNETIDKINIFQASFLAMKKALGALKEKPDFVLLDGGFEIPNYTGKQKNIVKGDSLIFSIAAASIIAKVTRDNLMKKFHEKYPQYGFDQHKGYGTKLHLYNLKKYGPCPIHRFSFGPVKNNIKIK